From the genome of Eublepharis macularius isolate TG4126 chromosome 4, MPM_Emac_v1.0, whole genome shotgun sequence:
TACAACATTATTTACTCCATcttttccccacaacaaccctgtgaggtgggctaggctgagtatgtgactggttccaaggtcacccagttagctttgatggcagagtggagatctgaacctgggtctctcagatcctagtccaacaatctaaccactgtatcacactggctctcagggaAACAGCATCTGTGGTCTCTGTTAATTTGAAGTAATTTTTTTAGGATATAATATTTCAAACCCACCAAATAGTTATCTTAaactcaataacaacaacaacaacattcgatttatataccaccctttaggacaactgaatgcccactcagagcggtttacaaagtatgtcattattatccccacaacaaaacaccctgtgaggtgggtggggctgagagagctcctagaagctgtgactgatccaaggtcacccagctggcttcaagtggaggagtggggaattaaatccggctctccagattagagtcctgcgctcttaaccgctacaccaaactggctctcaaggggTTAGTGCTTCCAAATAAGTGTGTTTTTGATGTGGAAGTTAAATTAATGGTATGAattgggtggggggcaggggacacATGTCAAGTTGTGTCTTATTTAATTCATGCTGTTCATTTGCAGCATCATTAAAGTACTTTGAGTTCTAACATTTACTTTGAATAAAGACCAGGGAGTATTTACATCCCATCATAAAGCAGTGAATAATATTGATGTGGTTCTACCAATGATACAAAGAAATCTTCTCCTTAAAGTGAAGCACTGTTATCCTGTTAGATAGGGATCTAAAAGCCTGAAATGAGTGTACAAATTTTCAGACAGCTGTGTTGAGGGTAACAGGCACAAACACGACATTGTTACTGCTCATCTCATTTTCCAAACTCTCTGCTTTGTTTCCCAGTTGGGTATACATATTTCCCTGTCACATGAAAAGGAACCACTGGGCACAGGTAAGTGCTTCAGGCAGCAAGATTGTGGAGTTGTGAGGATTTATAGGAGTCATTTTGGGATCAGAATATAGATTTGCAGCAGCACTATGGGCCTATGTGCAAATGAAGATTTGACTACTTATCTCAAGATCCTGTATGTTAAAAGAACTCCCTGAATTGGATTGAACAGGCTATGCTGGCTGCAGTTGTTGAAGGACTCATAGATAAGCATAGAATACTAATTATTCCTTTTCCATCTTCAGCTGGCCCTCTGGCACTGGCTCGGGAGCTGTTGACTGAGAATTCTGAGCCTTTTTTCGTGCTGAACAGTGATGTGATTTGTGACTTCCCATTTGCAGACATGGTGCGCTTCCACAGACATCATGGCAAAGAGGGCACTATTGTGGTAAATATCAGAGGTGCATCAACTGCATGCAAGTAATGCTGCTTATGGCTTTGGACGGCCTGAGGATTCTTACCTCTTTCCTACTGGTTGTGGAGCTGCCAGGATTCCAGTTGTGTTTGGGGGGATGTGAGAAAAAGTTCTATTGCTTCCACCATCCATTAGACCTTGGTGTAAATTGTGTCTGCACAAACAAAAATGAACTACTTGTTCATGTGCCTATTGGAATGCTTTGGTATTTGCTGTTAGTTTGAGAAAGATCTGTATATCTGTAAGATCTGATTTTAGCTCTTTATTGACTAGAAAAAATAGAATTGGACTAAATATTTTGTGTGCACTCAGCCCCACTCCTGTCTTTTCTTCTGCACCCCAATACTTCTAAAACCTATAAAATCAGACTAGAATAGAAATAGAAAAGACACTTCACACTGAGGCCTTTTTGTGGCAGGTTCTTGTTTTTTTTATGATGTCTCTGTCTGATGCCAACTTTGTTGCCTTTAAGGTGACAAAGGTGGAAGAACCCTCAAAATATGGTGTAGTGGTGTGTGAAGCAGATACTGGGCGCATACACCGCTTTGTGGAGAAACCCCAGGTTTTTGTCTCCAATAAGATCAATGCTGGCATGTACATCTTCAACCCAAGTGTGCTAGAGAGAATCCAGGTAGGTGACATGAATGGTTAATGgggatctttcccagggcaaactAGTTGGAGTGTCTGAGGCCATGGCTTTCTGCAGCCCATACAAAATGAGCTGCTTTTACTTCTTGGGCAGGGGGCTTTGCAGAACACCACTCTAGCATTTGCAAGTTTTAAGCTATGTTGCGTTCAAAGGATACAGTAGATAAGGCGAAGATTCTGGTCAAGAATCTCCTTCTTACGTGCCTGATCCTGGTACGTTGTTAGTTCCTAGAATAAGAGAGCCTAGTTGACTGAACTCTTACTTTCTCTTAGCTGCAACCAACCTCGATTGAGAAAGAAATCTTCCCAGTGATGGCAGAACAAGGACAGCTCTATGCCATGGAACTACAGGGTAAGAACTAGAGTCTGGCAGATGGAAAGGTTTGAAATTGCATTCTTCCTCTAAGGGGCTCATAAAACTGAAGATACAAAAAGGTCACTTTAGACAATGATGATATAGGACTACCGAAAGATGAAGCTGAGAAgcaaaacaagataaaaatatggAATGTGAATTGTGTTTGTGTTAGACGTGTTACCAAAATGCCACCACATATAACAAATGTACAAGAAATGTTACTTGTTACTTAACCACTACCAGGTGTTGAAAGTTAATTGTGAATTTCAACAGTAAGAGTTTCCTCCGGTCAGCATGAACACAGTTGGCTTGGCTGTAGCTGCTTTCATTCCTTGAAGCATTGGTGTTGATCTGTCTGAGGCAGGGCACTATTGTACACTTGGGAAATAAACACATCTGGTAGTTCCAGTTTCCTAAGTAAAGATGCCAGATGGAAAATTTAGAAGCCTGCTGGCCTGTGAGTTGTGTTCCCCCTCTGCTTCAGAAAAGCTTTTCCTACCGCTACAGAAAATGCCAGTGATTCCTAGTGAAAGGTCTGGCCAAGAGACTGGTGTTTGATTAAAGCAGCTTGCTTTCACAGGGTTCTGGATGGACATTGGGCAACCTAAAGACTTTCTGACTGGTATGTGCATGTATCTGCAGTCTCTCCGGCTGAAGCAACCAGAGCGCCTGCACTCAGGTCCAGGTTTTGTGGGGAATGTACTTGTGGTAAGTCCATCTTGGCCAAAATTTGGAATGAGTAGAAAAGCAATAGGACAGCTGGGGTTTGTCTAGAACTTGTGGGAGTGTATTATAGGGGTACAGCAGCAGGTCGTAATATGCCCGCCATATTAGAGGTGGTGGTGAAAACTGCATGTGGGGATCTTAAGATTTCCTCAGAGGAGGGATTTACTTCCCTACTTTAAGAAATCAGAAGCTGTTAAGAGAAACACTGTAGGATTACCTTAGCTTTTCTTCTCTTACAGGACCCAACTGCCAAGATTGGAGCAAATTGCAGTATTGGTCCCAATGTCACTGTTGGAGCAGATGTGGTCGTAGAGGATGGCGTTCGGATCAAGCGATGCACTGTCCTGAAAGGATCGCGCATCCGTTCCCATTCTTGGCTTGAATCCTGCATTGTTGGCTGGAGCTCTTCTGTTGGCCAGTGGGTAAGTTAGCCTGAGAGTGACAGAGCTTATCAAGACACAGCAGTGAGATGCTTTCTGGAGAGCAAAATGTACGCCAGTGGCACAGGGCAGGGACAGATTACCCAGCCAGGTTTCCTCCACTGGACAACCTTCTGCacattccatcttttctttgaCTATTATCATATATTTGGGATGTGCTGTATTATTTTAACAGTGTAGAACTGTGTATCCTGCCCACCTAAAACTTCCCACTGTGTGTACTTTCATCCAAGTAATGTCAATTTGTT
Proteins encoded in this window:
- the GMPPB gene encoding mannose-1-phosphate guanyltransferase beta, translated to MKALILVGGYGTRLRPLTLSIPKPLVDFCNKPILLHQVEALVKAGVSHVILAVSYMSELLEKEMKEQEQKLGIHISLSHEKEPLGTAGPLALARELLTENSEPFFVLNSDVICDFPFADMVRFHRHHGKEGTIVVTKVEEPSKYGVVVCEADTGRIHRFVEKPQVFVSNKINAGMYIFNPSVLERIQLQPTSIEKEIFPVMAEQGQLYAMELQGFWMDIGQPKDFLTGMCMYLQSLRLKQPERLHSGPGFVGNVLVDPTAKIGANCSIGPNVTVGADVVVEDGVRIKRCTVLKGSRIRSHSWLESCIVGWSSSVGQWVRMENVTVLGEDVIVNDELYLNGANVLPHKSIAESVPEPRIIM